In Toxotes jaculatrix isolate fToxJac2 chromosome 12, fToxJac2.pri, whole genome shotgun sequence, the following are encoded in one genomic region:
- the slc22a6l gene encoding solute carrier family 22 member 6 encodes MAFGDLLEQVGSTGRFQILHVTLLSIPVFMMASHNLLQNFVAAVPSHYCSAHTNLSQSQLSPEETLLITVPLDQTGRPQRCQRYVAPQWHLLDKNGTFSSGDLGDTKDGLDVDLQGCTDGWSYNMTEMSSTIISEWHLVCDLRSLKQMGQTIYMGGVLVGALVFGGLSDKYGRRILLLISNILMAVSGTCAAFSTSFPLFCLFRFGCGMALSGLGLNTFSLIVEWIPTRVRTVVGTITGYCYTVGQLILAVIAYFIRDWRWLTLAVSLPFYVFFLFSWWFHESSRWLVLRNKSDQAIKNLRSVAKFNGRREEGEKIDIKMLQESMKKEMSCSQGSYSVLDLFRTPTMRTMTVCLSAVWLSTSFAYYGLAMDLQKFGVDIYLIQVIFGAVDIPAKVVVTVSMSFIGRRPSQCGALIVAGVTILINLLVPYDKQTIRTCLAVLGKGCLAASFNCCYLYSGELYPTIIRQNGMGWVSMMARVGAMVAPMVLLTGDYIPWLPGLIYGGAPILSGVAAVFLPETLGSPLPDTIQDVEDRGSGRSSKMPPKEAIILQDTQANLLKQAA; translated from the exons ATGGCATTTGGGGACCTCCTAGAGCAGGTGGGCAGCACAGGACGTTTCCAGATCCTGCATGTCACCCTCCTCAGCATACCTGTTTTCATGATGGCCAGTCATAACCTGCTGCAGAACTTTGTGGCTGCAGTGCCTTCTCACTACTGCagcgcacacacaaacctttcTCAGTCCCAGCTGAGCCCGGAGGAAACGCTGCTGATCACGGTGCCGTTAGACCAGACAGGGAGGCCGCAGAGGTGCCAGCGTTACGTTGCTCCACAGTGGCACCTCCTGGACAAGAATGGGACTTTCAGTTCAGGGGATCTGGGGGACACTAAAGATGGTTTGGATGTGGACCTGCAGGGATGCACAGATGGATGGTCCTATAACATGACAGAGATGAGCTCCACAATCATATCTGAG tggCATTTGGTCTGTGACCTGCGCTCTTTGAAGCAAATGGGACAAACCATCTACATGGGAGGTGTGCTTGTGGGAGCTCTTGTCTTTGGAGGTCTCTCTGACAA ATACGGTCGACGCATCCTCCTGCTTATTTCTAACATACTGATGGCAGTGTCAGGAACATGCGCTGCTTTCTCAACCTCCTTCCCCCTCTTCTGCCTGTTCCGGTTCGGTTGTGGCATGGCACTGTCTGGCCTTGGACTGAACACCTTCTCGCTTA TTGTGGAGTGGATCCCCACCCGTGTGCGGACTGTGGTGGGCACAATAACAGGTTACTGTTACACGGTGGGACAGTTGATCCTGGCAGTAATAGCCTACTTCATCCGGGACTGGAGGTGGTTAACCCTGGCTGTGTCTTTACCCTTCtatgtcttcttcctcttctcatg GTGGTTTCACGAATCTTCAAGATGGTTGGTCCTGAGAAATAAGTCCGACCAAGCCATCAAGAACCTTAGAAGTGTGGCTAAATTTAACGGACGCcgtgaggagggagaaaaaattGACATTAAA ATGCTGCAGGAGTCCATGAAGAAAGAGATGTCCTGCTCTCAGGGCTCCTACTCTGTCCTGGATCTGTTCCGCACACCCACAATGAGGACAATGACAGTCTGCCTTAGCGCTGTCTG GTTATCAACCAGCTTTGCCTACTACGGCCTTGCTATGGATCTGCAAAAGTTTGGGGTGGACATCTACTTAATCCAAGTGATCTTCGGCGCTGTGGACATCCCTGCTAAAGTTGTCGTAACTGTGTCTATGAGTTTTATTGGACGGCGTCCATCACAATGTGGTGCTCTCATTGTCGCTGGTGTCACTATTTTGATCAACTTACTGGTGCCTTATG ATAAACAGACTATACGCACCTGTCTGGCTGTTTTGGGCAAAGGTTGCCTTGCCGCGTCCTTCAACTGCTGTTACCTTTACTCTGGAGAACTGTACCCAACCATCATTCG tcagaATGGCATGGGCTGGGTATCCATGATGGCTCGTGTGGGAGCCATGGTGGCCCCCATGGTGCTCCTTACGGGGGACTACATACCATGGCTACCAGGTTTAATCTACGGAGGAGCTCCGATACTCAGTGGGGTGGCTGCAGTATTTCTGCCAGAAACGCTTGGCTCACCCCTTCCTGACACAATACAAGATGTGGAGGACAG GGGATCTGGGAGAAGCTCCAAAATGCCACCAAAGGAAGCAATAATCTTGCAAGACACCCAGGCGAATCTCCTAAAGCAGGCTGCCTGA